The proteins below come from a single Roseiflexus sp. RS-1 genomic window:
- a CDS encoding glycosyltransferase family 4 protein, with product MRILALTSWWPEPADNGSRLRIASLLRAMAQRHDIHLISFFQEPVTEAQIRRMREICTAVEAIPQPVWRPRPGEQILSLWHPEPSSFRATWSAAFDACVRRAATDAPDMVIAFQTGVARYALSVPGVPRLLEELEVGNFYTHVHLQKMPHHRLRAWLTWRKQTAYIRRLLGHFDACTVVSVNEQRLTHAIAPGATVYVLPNGTDVSVGDQDWGAPQPDTLIYPGALTFDANFDAVDYFLRDIFPRVKAQRPEVRFVVTGNAPPTLRTALPQIEGVEFTGYVPDVRPVIARSWCEVVPLRSGGGTRLKVLEALALGVPVVSTPKGIEGLALDDDIHVLVAPTTDEFVDATLRILDQPELRARLAEAGRRRVAELYDWRIIGQQMNELIEEIIRQHSGRRSVYSTHA from the coding sequence CAATGGCGCAGCGCCACGATATTCACCTCATTTCGTTCTTTCAGGAGCCGGTTACCGAAGCGCAGATCCGAAGAATGCGCGAGATATGCACCGCAGTCGAGGCAATCCCTCAACCGGTATGGCGACCGCGTCCGGGAGAACAAATCCTGAGCCTGTGGCACCCGGAACCAAGTTCTTTTCGTGCCACCTGGAGCGCGGCATTCGATGCGTGTGTGCGACGTGCTGCAACCGATGCGCCTGATATGGTGATCGCCTTTCAAACCGGCGTCGCGCGGTATGCTCTAAGCGTACCGGGCGTTCCGCGGTTGCTCGAAGAACTCGAAGTTGGAAATTTCTACACCCACGTGCATCTTCAGAAAATGCCGCACCATCGGTTGCGCGCATGGTTAACGTGGCGCAAACAGACGGCATACATCCGCCGTTTGCTTGGTCACTTCGATGCCTGTACTGTTGTTTCTGTGAATGAGCAACGATTGACCCATGCAATCGCGCCGGGTGCGACGGTTTACGTTCTGCCGAACGGAACCGATGTGAGTGTCGGTGATCAGGATTGGGGCGCGCCCCAACCGGATACGCTGATCTATCCCGGTGCACTAACATTCGACGCCAATTTTGATGCCGTTGATTATTTTCTGCGTGATATTTTTCCACGCGTAAAGGCGCAGCGACCGGAAGTGCGATTTGTGGTGACCGGCAATGCCCCGCCGACGCTCAGAACGGCGCTGCCACAGATAGAGGGCGTCGAGTTTACCGGCTACGTTCCTGATGTTCGCCCGGTTATCGCGCGTTCCTGGTGTGAAGTCGTGCCCCTGCGATCAGGCGGCGGGACGCGACTCAAGGTGCTCGAAGCGCTCGCACTCGGCGTTCCGGTCGTTTCAACGCCAAAAGGCATCGAGGGTCTGGCGCTTGATGATGATATTCATGTCCTGGTTGCGCCAACTACCGATGAATTTGTAGACGCAACGCTGCGCATTCTTGATCAACCGGAATTGCGCGCGCGTCTGGCGGAAGCCGGGCGTCGTCGCGTGGCAGAGTTGTACGACTGGCGAATCATCGGTCAACAGATGAATGAGTTAATCGAGGAAATCATTCGCCAGCATTCGGGTAGACGATCTGTTTATAGCACGCATGCCTGA
- a CDS encoding glycosyltransferase family 2 protein: MSHQTDVSVILVNWNGCALLERALSALFTTTHKVAMQVIVVDNASSDGSVAMVRQQFPQTTLLVNSKNVGFARANNQALELVEGRYILLLNTDAFVHEGTVDGMVAFMDAHPDAGSVGCRLYYEDGTLQRSCFAFPTLVTELWSALFLDRLFSRSRYFGKYQMTYWDMNDTRAVDSLMGACLMVRSDVVRRIGLFDEQFFMYSEEIDLCYRIQKEGLKNYYLPHFSAIHLWGGSSRRIRRESFLRLYQSRVKFFRKHYGEEVVKRYKTVLHFSAFMRISLGMILFFLQRRDDMRDIVRDYGSLLCLVRVF; this comes from the coding sequence ATGAGTCATCAGACGGATGTATCGGTCATTCTTGTCAATTGGAACGGATGCGCTCTGCTTGAGAGAGCGCTCAGCGCCTTATTTACAACGACGCATAAGGTGGCAATGCAGGTCATCGTTGTTGACAATGCCTCTTCGGATGGCAGTGTTGCAATGGTGCGCCAGCAGTTTCCTCAGACAACGCTGCTGGTCAATAGCAAAAATGTTGGCTTTGCACGGGCGAATAACCAGGCGCTGGAACTGGTCGAAGGACGCTATATTCTGCTCTTGAACACCGACGCATTTGTTCACGAAGGCACAGTCGATGGCATGGTCGCGTTTATGGATGCCCATCCGGATGCAGGGTCAGTTGGATGTCGTCTCTACTACGAAGATGGAACATTGCAGCGTTCATGCTTCGCGTTTCCCACGCTGGTAACAGAATTGTGGAGTGCTTTATTCCTCGACCGACTCTTTTCGAGGAGTCGTTATTTTGGTAAATATCAGATGACCTATTGGGACATGAACGACACACGAGCTGTTGACTCGCTCATGGGTGCATGTCTGATGGTAAGAAGCGATGTTGTCAGACGTATTGGACTTTTTGATGAGCAATTTTTTATGTATTCAGAGGAAATCGATCTTTGTTACCGTATTCAGAAAGAGGGATTGAAAAACTATTATCTTCCTCATTTTTCGGCAATACATCTATGGGGCGGGAGTTCCCGAAGAATACGACGTGAGTCGTTCCTGAGACTTTATCAAAGTAGAGTAAAATTTTTTCGCAAACATTACGGAGAAGAGGTGGTAAAGAGATATAAGACCGTTTTACATTTCTCGGCTTTCATGCGTATTTCTCTGGGGATGATTTTGTTTTTTCTTCAGCGTAGGGATGATATGCGAGATATTGTACGAGATTATGGTTCGCTGCTGTGTCTGGTAAGGGTATTCTAA
- a CDS encoding O-antigen ligase family protein, whose protein sequence is MITRLTTTISQRSMVIIGITITIVMTLSLAIGVMAGLGHNYRVLIIGSLPIIVAAIIFVLRRFDIAVLSIPLTAWIAVYDIPAGNYSRVPVSLIATLGLCAIWITSMIIRHQWRLASTPLNRPLIVFGIICIVSLVWGIIWRDPILLMERVGGDRFLIVQFASLLSFLGSIGSALLIGNFVQTSGRLKFILGLFLVLGGISTMLLIFKISPFPLNPHGLGGLWSTISAYALALFHPRLRLRWRILLIGLVLIQMYLAIVINITWKSGWVPTTIGLFIVTWLRSRHAFFILLMTVIIALVLNSELVMQVVNDELEEGSDGRISMWEINLRVVGDHWLFGTGPGGYAAYYMTYFPHDARSTHNNHLDIIAQFGILGAIVWFWLSLAGLREGWRLIKQTPPGLLHVLAVTITTGWICAQVAMFFGDWVLPFVYNQTITGFKYTVYTWIWLGMLISIRTILTRQQAQENVSNTQR, encoded by the coding sequence ATGATTACGCGGCTCACAACAACCATTTCACAACGCTCGATGGTGATCATTGGTATCACGATTACGATTGTGATGACCCTAAGCCTTGCGATAGGTGTTATGGCTGGATTGGGCCATAATTATCGTGTGCTCATAATTGGAAGCTTACCGATCATTGTAGCGGCAATAATCTTTGTGCTTCGGCGTTTCGATATAGCTGTCCTGTCGATTCCACTGACGGCATGGATTGCAGTTTATGATATACCTGCGGGCAACTATTCAAGAGTTCCCGTCTCTCTTATCGCTACCCTTGGTCTCTGCGCGATCTGGATAACGTCAATGATTATTCGTCATCAGTGGCGACTGGCATCGACGCCGCTCAATCGACCATTGATCGTTTTCGGGATCATCTGTATTGTCTCATTGGTGTGGGGTATTATCTGGCGCGATCCTATTCTGCTTATGGAACGTGTTGGCGGTGATCGATTTCTAATCGTTCAATTTGCATCTTTGCTTTCATTTCTAGGATCTATTGGATCAGCTCTGTTGATCGGTAACTTTGTCCAGACGAGCGGGCGTCTGAAGTTTATCTTGGGATTGTTTCTTGTCCTTGGTGGAATCTCGACGATGTTGTTAATATTCAAGATATCTCCTTTTCCCTTAAACCCACACGGCTTGGGTGGTTTATGGTCGACTATATCGGCTTATGCTCTGGCTCTATTCCACCCAAGACTTCGTTTACGGTGGCGAATTCTTCTGATTGGATTGGTTTTGATACAAATGTACTTAGCAATTGTCATTAATATAACCTGGAAGTCAGGATGGGTTCCGACAACTATTGGTTTATTCATCGTGACATGGTTGCGTTCAAGGCACGCATTTTTTATTCTACTAATGACTGTAATTATTGCTCTCGTTCTCAACAGTGAACTGGTGATGCAGGTTGTTAATGATGAACTTGAAGAGGGTAGTGATGGGCGAATTAGCATGTGGGAGATAAATTTACGTGTAGTTGGTGATCACTGGTTGTTCGGTACCGGTCCAGGGGGATATGCAGCATATTACATGACGTACTTTCCGCATGATGCTCGTTCCACTCATAACAATCATTTAGATATTATCGCTCAGTTCGGTATTTTAGGTGCCATCGTGTGGTTTTGGTTGAGTTTGGCAGGTCTTCGCGAGGGTTGGCGTCTTATCAAACAAACTCCTCCTGGATTGCTCCATGTTCTCGCAGTGACGATCACTACCGGGTGGATCTGCGCTCAGGTTGCGATGTTTTTCGGCGATTGGGTGCTGCCGTTCGTCTATAATCAAACCATTACAGGCTTCAAATACACAGTGTACACATGGATATGGTTAGGAATGTTGATCAGCATACGAACGATCCTGACCAGGCAGCAAGCACAGGAGAACGTCTCGAATACCCAGAGATGA
- a CDS encoding BNR repeat-containing glycosyl hydrolase, producing MNRHHTIRYYRKFLIAATLLIGLIGAFIGLHTTVHGQTTRWSQPVDLSVGARSSWFPSLTVAADGSVHVVWASGRPLTEDSGFSAGSNLANVMDLLMYAVYRNGKWSPANDILFSGLGGAAVRNSIVTGHDGNLHVAFRSSERIFFSSADPVQAFRPFAWRDPRRINGSSGPYYVELAVDSKGTLHVVWTEVVVSEERSRYTLCPYCANLFYRNSQDGGLTWSAPVNLADSFDGTTKPHIAIDLQDGIHVVWDIGFDNITGKGAPLAGGYRYSSDGGITWNTVVRFTLAEGQSSLQPTLLSTSVALPTQTVTPPSTETPANPLIESLSDAPQQTTLGLFQHRDPIVVYRSTRTDRIYYQVSRDNGITWSNPRILHGVRARDLRETPWDAYTMATDGSGNVHLILSGLLDTGNAPTNRQKPSLLHLVWNGAYWSRPEVVVANDLYPEWPRLVVHGQQLHLVWFTRSDEDIFKSDNANYRVWYSSATIDALPLPAAPTFTPAPTDGPTPTIIPSPAPSPTPLPSAIQQVPPPNGYPAWESVALTVMSIALLPVLAFVAIVAIAHSRGMRWRI from the coding sequence ATGAATAGACATCACACTATCCGCTACTATCGTAAGTTTTTGATCGCTGCAACCCTGCTTATTGGGTTGATAGGCGCTTTTATCGGCTTGCACACAACTGTACATGGGCAGACGACACGTTGGTCACAACCGGTAGATCTTTCGGTTGGGGCGAGGTCCTCATGGTTTCCAAGCCTGACTGTTGCGGCGGATGGCAGTGTGCATGTCGTGTGGGCTAGCGGTCGACCGCTCACCGAGGATAGTGGATTTAGTGCTGGTTCAAATCTTGCCAATGTTATGGATCTGTTGATGTATGCCGTGTATCGAAATGGCAAGTGGTCGCCAGCAAATGATATTCTTTTTTCCGGTTTGGGCGGAGCGGCTGTCCGAAACAGTATTGTAACTGGTCATGATGGGAATCTCCACGTTGCTTTCCGGAGCAGCGAACGCATCTTTTTCAGCAGCGCGGATCCTGTGCAGGCATTTCGCCCGTTTGCCTGGCGCGATCCGAGAAGGATAAATGGCTCGAGCGGACCGTACTATGTTGAACTGGCGGTTGATAGTAAAGGAACATTGCACGTGGTATGGACGGAGGTCGTAGTTTCGGAAGAACGATCACGGTATACCTTGTGCCCGTACTGCGCTAACCTCTTCTATCGCAATTCGCAAGATGGCGGGCTGACCTGGTCGGCGCCTGTCAATCTGGCGGATTCGTTTGATGGAACGACCAAACCGCACATTGCTATTGATCTGCAGGATGGGATTCATGTCGTATGGGATATTGGCTTTGATAATATAACTGGCAAAGGCGCCCCTCTTGCTGGCGGGTATCGCTATTCAAGCGATGGCGGTATCACGTGGAATACTGTAGTGCGTTTTACACTCGCCGAAGGGCAATCTTCCCTTCAGCCGACCCTGCTTTCAACGTCAGTTGCGTTGCCAACCCAAACAGTCACTCCACCCTCTACAGAAACTCCCGCGAATCCACTCATTGAATCGCTCAGCGATGCGCCGCAGCAAACGACGCTTGGACTTTTTCAGCACCGTGATCCGATTGTTGTGTACCGCAGCACACGAACTGATCGGATTTACTATCAGGTTTCACGTGACAATGGTATAACCTGGAGCAATCCGCGTATACTCCATGGCGTGCGCGCACGTGACCTTAGAGAAACACCATGGGATGCATACACGATGGCTACCGATGGCTCGGGAAATGTCCATCTTATTCTCTCCGGTTTGCTGGATACAGGGAATGCTCCGACGAACCGCCAGAAGCCCTCACTGCTGCATCTGGTCTGGAATGGCGCTTACTGGTCTCGTCCAGAAGTTGTTGTTGCGAATGACTTGTATCCCGAATGGCCACGCCTCGTCGTGCACGGACAGCAGTTGCATCTCGTCTGGTTCACGCGTAGCGATGAAGACATTTTCAAGAGTGATAATGCGAACTATCGGGTGTGGTATAGCAGCGCGACTATCGATGCACTGCCATTGCCGGCAGCGCCAACGTTTACTCCTGCGCCAACTGACGGACCAACCCCTACAATCATTCCATCGCCTGCGCCTTCGCCGACCCCGTTACCATCAGCGATACAGCAAGTCCCGCCACCGAATGGATATCCAGCCTGGGAGTCGGTGGCACTGACCGTCATGAGCATTGCGTTACTGCCGGTGCTTGCCTTCGTAGCAATCGTAGCAATCGCTCACTCACGCGGTATGCGCTGGCGCATATAA